In one window of Methanolobus mangrovi DNA:
- a CDS encoding galactose-1-phosphate uridylyltransferase: MSEIRKHYFLDEHCIIATGRAKRPSAPKACGEESRSASCVFCKGHEGETPLANAVYKNGEILKDIDEQRITDWDVRCIPNLYPALSPEAPEVEHATFEVKKGYGFHEVIIENPLHESRLHLSSDEEILLLMKVYRDRVMHYQSQKEIKYVSLFKNWGKKAGASLEHTHTQLIAVPIMPSSIIRERKAMEELESCPYCKIVEKEKGKERQIYENDDFILIAPYFSKVPYETWILPKQHVNHISAFSDEMLLSLGDCIRTAVSFLDRTIPELAYNYMFFQIEHDLGYHFNIRISPVTSIAAGFEKNTDIYINSMPPEIATQHLLEKV, encoded by the coding sequence ATGTCTGAAATACGCAAACACTATTTCCTTGATGAGCATTGTATTATAGCAACCGGCAGAGCTAAAAGACCATCTGCTCCAAAAGCCTGCGGAGAAGAAAGCAGATCTGCAAGTTGCGTCTTTTGCAAAGGTCATGAGGGGGAGACACCACTTGCAAATGCTGTTTACAAAAATGGTGAGATACTAAAAGATATTGATGAACAACGTATCACAGACTGGGATGTAAGGTGTATTCCTAACCTTTACCCTGCATTATCCCCTGAAGCCCCTGAAGTTGAACATGCAACATTTGAAGTTAAAAAGGGCTATGGGTTTCACGAAGTTATCATCGAGAATCCACTTCATGAAAGCAGACTACATCTGTCCTCAGATGAAGAAATTCTTCTTCTGATGAAAGTATACCGGGACAGGGTAATGCACTATCAGTCGCAGAAAGAGATCAAATATGTTTCACTGTTCAAAAACTGGGGTAAAAAAGCAGGAGCATCACTGGAACATACTCACACACAACTAATAGCTGTTCCGATCATGCCTTCCTCCATCATAAGAGAAAGAAAGGCAATGGAAGAACTGGAAAGTTGTCCTTACTGTAAGATAGTTGAAAAGGAAAAAGGAAAAGAAAGACAGATTTACGAGAATGACGATTTCATCCTTATAGCACCATATTTTTCCAAAGTACCTTATGAAACGTGGATACTTCCAAAACAGCATGTAAACCATATATCAGCATTCAGTGATGAAATGCTCCTGTCGCTTGGCGACTGTATCAGGACAGCAGTTTCATTCCTGGACCGGACCATACCTGAACTGGCATACAATTACATGTTCTTCCAGATAGAACATGACCTGGGTTACCATTTCAATATCCGCATATCTCCAGTAACATCAATTGCAGCTGGTTTTGAAAAGAATACGGATATATATATCAACTCAATGCCACCGGAAATAGCTACTCAACATCTGCTGGAAAAAGTGTAG
- a CDS encoding glycosyltransferase family 4 protein, producing the protein MKEQLRIAMFSWESLHSVKVGGLAPHVTELSEALASIGHEVHIFTRNRDMLPYEMVNGVHYHRVYHDLYGGIVQQMDSMCDSMHTAFVEATRDFGDFDITHVHDWHPVNLVCRLKDEYGIPFAITYHSTEWGRNGNQHGNWWEAMEISHREWRGGYESACVISTSTILTKEIQHLYQIPDYKITIVPNGIHENKMEMKVDPGKVKEEYGIHPYAPVILFVGRMNYQKGPDLFVRAIPDVLASKWDAQFVIIGEGEMRPECERISYELNIQDNCHFLGYVDESVKKKWMNACNLICVPSRNEPFGIILLEAWDVSKNIVATDAISLIDNFKDGVIVHQTPDSIAWGIKYVFNNCADDELGKEGKKLIGTRYNWNSIAEMTVGVYGSMVP; encoded by the coding sequence ATGAAAGAACAATTGAGAATAGCCATGTTTTCATGGGAAAGTCTTCATTCTGTTAAAGTCGGCGGACTGGCACCTCATGTGACGGAGTTATCAGAAGCTCTGGCATCCATAGGACATGAAGTTCATATATTCACCCGTAACAGGGACATGCTTCCCTATGAGATGGTTAATGGTGTGCATTACCACCGGGTATATCATGATCTCTACGGAGGCATAGTGCAACAGATGGACAGTATGTGTGATTCTATGCACACTGCCTTTGTTGAAGCCACACGGGATTTTGGAGATTTTGACATTACACACGTACATGACTGGCATCCTGTAAACCTGGTTTGCAGACTGAAAGATGAATACGGAATTCCTTTTGCCATAACCTATCACAGCACGGAATGGGGAAGGAATGGTAACCAGCATGGCAACTGGTGGGAGGCTATGGAGATAAGCCACCGCGAATGGAGAGGCGGATACGAATCTGCATGTGTGATATCCACATCCACAATCCTTACAAAGGAAATACAGCACCTTTACCAGATCCCTGATTATAAGATAACTATTGTTCCCAACGGCATACATGAGAACAAGATGGAAATGAAAGTGGACCCTGGTAAGGTCAAAGAAGAGTATGGGATTCATCCATACGCACCAGTTATTCTTTTTGTTGGAAGGATGAATTATCAAAAAGGACCTGATCTCTTTGTCCGGGCTATCCCTGATGTGCTTGCGAGCAAGTGGGATGCACAATTTGTCATCATAGGCGAAGGAGAGATGCGACCTGAATGTGAACGGATATCATATGAACTGAACATTCAGGACAACTGTCATTTCCTGGGTTATGTGGATGAATCAGTAAAAAAGAAATGGATGAATGCCTGCAACCTGATCTGCGTTCCAAGCCGTAATGAACCATTTGGCATAATACTGCTTGAAGCATGGGATGTTAGTAAGAATATCGTTGCAACGGATGCCATATCACTTATAGATAACTTCAAGGATGGAGTTATAGTTCACCAGACACCCGATTCAATCGCATGGGGAATTAAATACGTTTTTAACAATTGTGCAGACGATGAGCTTGGAAAAGAAGGCAAGAAACTGATAGGAACCAGATATAACTGGAACAGTATAGCTGAAATGACCGTGGGTGTCTACGGAAGTATGGTCCCATAA
- the corA gene encoding magnesium/cobalt transporter CorA: protein MAPGTLVHVGEERTEKPKITIIDYDKDNYQERVVETVEECFPFKDYPTISWINIDGIHQVDIIEKLGKHFGLHPLVMEDIVHTSQRPKMEDYDNYIYVVLKMLWFADDDTDVKAEQVSIILGHNFVLSFQELEGDTFNSVRERLRNSKGRIRTMRGDYLAYALLDSIVDNYFIIIERFGEIIEDLENKLIENPSPETLQNIHDLKKEMIYLRKSVWPLREVINGLERTESPLFQDTTFVFLKDVYDHTIQVAETVETYRDILSGILDVYLSSVSNKMNEVMKILTIIATIFIPLTFLAGMYGMNFSYMPELGWKWGYPAVWTINILIFISMYMYFRKKNWL, encoded by the coding sequence ATGGCACCCGGAACTCTGGTGCATGTTGGTGAAGAAAGGACTGAGAAACCAAAGATAACCATCATAGATTATGACAAGGACAACTATCAGGAAAGAGTGGTTGAAACTGTAGAGGAATGTTTCCCTTTCAAGGATTATCCGACAATTTCATGGATAAACATTGACGGCATCCACCAAGTTGACATCATTGAAAAACTTGGTAAACACTTCGGTCTGCATCCGCTTGTCATGGAAGATATCGTCCACACAAGCCAGAGACCTAAAATGGAAGATTATGATAACTACATTTATGTAGTTCTTAAAATGCTCTGGTTTGCAGATGATGATACCGATGTGAAAGCCGAACAGGTCAGTATAATACTTGGACATAACTTTGTCCTGTCTTTCCAGGAACTCGAAGGTGATACTTTTAATTCCGTAAGGGAACGCCTTAGAAATTCAAAGGGTAGGATACGGACAATGAGGGGTGATTATCTTGCATATGCTCTGCTTGACTCCATAGTTGACAACTATTTTATAATAATCGAAAGGTTCGGGGAAATAATTGAGGATCTGGAAAATAAACTGATAGAGAACCCATCCCCTGAAACCCTGCAAAATATCCATGACCTGAAAAAAGAGATGATATACCTACGTAAGTCAGTTTGGCCCCTGAGGGAAGTTATCAACGGATTGGAAAGAACCGAATCACCCCTGTTCCAAGATACGACTTTCGTATTCCTTAAAGATGTCTATGACCATACTATACAGGTGGCAGAAACTGTTGAAACATATAGGGATATACTCTCCGGGATACTGGACGTTTACCTTTCAAGTGTAAGCAATAAGATGAACGAAGTAATGAAGATACTCACAATTATAGCAACTATCTTCATACCACTTACTTTCCTTGCCGGAATGTATGGAATGAATTTCTCCTATATGCCAGAACTTGGATGGAAATGGGGATATCCTGCCGTATGGACCATCAATATACTGATATTCATATCTATGTACATGTACTTCCGTAAAAAGAACTGGCTTTAA
- a CDS encoding DUF432 domain-containing protein, producing the protein MYEIYHPPFTTELTDFEDTVITVEKQGSDLVYKRTFQGKEETELVLLNNDGNILINPIEPVNLPRKLTSFLLVEFKRPALIRPGDRKKIYLTFPVEIGVFVTDKAGNHEVIDIFTFSRVKFTLYGSHNHGLICRHWESDVYSTEPHTDLLHEGYIELEIINDSNHMMEVTKAVFNAYGMKIYYGDKRLGMKASMRIINKLLAETDFSTYPTTSRFKRSMELYTSRKLIINGTKGIMEFGL; encoded by the coding sequence ATGTATGAAATATATCATCCACCATTCACAACAGAATTAACAGATTTTGAAGATACTGTCATTACAGTTGAAAAGCAGGGAAGCGACCTTGTGTACAAGCGTACATTCCAGGGAAAAGAGGAAACTGAGCTTGTGCTGTTGAACAATGATGGAAATATCCTCATAAATCCTATCGAGCCGGTGAATCTTCCACGTAAACTTACATCATTCCTGTTAGTGGAATTCAAGCGTCCGGCTTTGATACGACCTGGTGACAGGAAGAAGATATACCTTACATTTCCCGTAGAGATAGGAGTGTTCGTCACTGACAAAGCAGGAAATCATGAAGTAATCGACATCTTCACTTTTTCAAGAGTTAAGTTCACACTTTACGGCAGCCATAATCACGGACTTATCTGCAGACACTGGGAAAGTGATGTTTACTCCACGGAGCCACATACTGATCTGTTGCATGAAGGATACATTGAACTTGAAATCATCAATGATTCAAACCACATGATGGAAGTCACAAAGGCTGTATTCAATGCTTATGGGATGAAAATATACTATGGTGACAAAAGACTTGGTATGAAAGCATCCATGAGAATCATAAACAAGCTGCTGGCTGAAACCGATTTCAGTACATACCCCACAACTTCTAGATTCAAGAGGTCCATGGAACTCTATACGTCACGTAAGCTGATCATAAATGGGACAAAGGGAATAATGGAGTTCGGGCTATGA
- a CDS encoding mechanosensitive ion channel family protein has protein sequence MSNSTIISQYIPSLSDPFLQIITVILILFFTILIGKGITIYLQRSLKDKMDKEHLNILLKTIYYGLIVVAIIGIIFPLLNIDTSGLLVAGGVVGIVLGFASQSIVGNFISGIFLMIERPVKIGDQVNIDNKLGYVEDIKIISTIIRTYDGLYIRLPNETVFTTSITNYVANLTRRFEYVVGIRYEDDADKAIKIIKGLIDDQPYALVNPSPSVFVDNLGDNAVNIIVRVWAPATEWYDMKTKLLWIIKKTLEKNGIEIAFPQRTVWFASELNTKRIDTEHENNVSIRGTDEV, from the coding sequence ATGAGCAACAGCACCATCATCTCACAATATATCCCTTCGCTCTCTGACCCTTTCCTGCAGATCATCACAGTCATATTAATACTCTTCTTTACCATTTTGATAGGTAAAGGAATCACAATCTACCTTCAGCGCTCACTTAAGGACAAGATGGACAAAGAGCATCTCAACATCCTGCTCAAGACGATCTATTACGGACTGATAGTAGTTGCAATAATCGGGATCATCTTCCCTCTCCTCAACATTGATACATCCGGTCTGCTTGTGGCCGGTGGTGTTGTGGGTATTGTCCTCGGTTTTGCCAGTCAGAGCATTGTGGGTAACTTCATATCAGGAATATTCCTGATGATCGAACGTCCTGTTAAAATAGGTGACCAGGTAAATATCGACAACAAGCTCGGATACGTTGAGGACATAAAAATAATTTCAACGATCATCCGTACATATGATGGCCTCTATATCAGATTGCCAAACGAGACTGTTTTCACCACCAGCATCACAAACTATGTGGCAAATCTTACTAGAAGGTTCGAATATGTGGTCGGAATCCGTTATGAAGATGATGCAGATAAAGCCATAAAGATTATCAAGGGACTCATTGACGACCAGCCATATGCGCTTGTAAATCCTTCTCCAAGTGTTTTTGTTGACAATCTTGGAGATAATGCTGTTAATATCATTGTCAGAGTATGGGCTCCTGCTACTGAATGGTATGATATGAAGACAAAACTCCTCTGGATAATCAAAAAGACACTTGAAAAGAACGGAATTGAGATAGCCTTCCCACAGAGAACTGTCTGGTTTGCCAGCGAACTCAATACTAAGAGAATCGATACTGAGCATGAAAATAACGTAAGTATTAGGGGAACTGATGAAGTATGA
- a CDS encoding glycoside hydrolase family 57 protein — protein MKAVCICFEVHLPVPLRWYWPREGYGETHIEKYFDMEKAFHNFKKLAENLETLNDTLSESIDNGGKYTLDISGVFLEQCKWAPEVIDGFRKLDPEMVSFAASPYYHSVCSLFPDMTEFREQVKMDIATIKELFGQEPKTFVNTELLFQQKAIEVIKEMGFRCFISEGSHNLMNGYDPTHVYNSGIPTLLRHINLSEDLEIKFSDKGWAGYPLIADKFASWIASMDGDVITLYIKYDAMNTHLQNNKEILEFLREIPLCFKKHGIKMLLAEEAVDMFKISKLSSLDSKTTARYGMHNLLGNHAQHLFMHELVDIGEQLMKVKQPERRTELQRLFRYLQQSEIFLEMNSGGRRLGYERAVNALLILSDIERAILEEGE, from the coding sequence ATGAAAGCTGTATGTATTTGTTTTGAAGTACACCTCCCAGTTCCCTTACGCTGGTACTGGCCCCGGGAAGGGTATGGAGAGACACATATCGAAAAATACTTTGATATGGAAAAAGCATTCCATAATTTCAAAAAACTGGCAGAGAACCTGGAAACATTGAACGATACATTATCCGAATCCATAGATAATGGCGGCAAATACACCCTGGATATCTCCGGGGTGTTCCTTGAACAATGCAAATGGGCACCTGAAGTAATTGATGGTTTCAGGAAGCTTGACCCTGAAATGGTATCTTTTGCAGCTTCACCATATTATCATTCAGTATGTTCGCTGTTTCCCGACATGACTGAGTTCAGGGAACAGGTTAAGATGGATATTGCTACAATAAAGGAACTTTTCGGACAGGAACCAAAGACATTCGTGAATACTGAACTTCTTTTCCAGCAGAAGGCAATTGAGGTCATCAAAGAAATGGGATTCAGGTGCTTCATATCTGAAGGATCCCATAACCTCATGAATGGTTATGACCCCACGCACGTTTACAACAGTGGGATTCCCACACTTCTCAGGCACATAAACCTGAGTGAGGATCTGGAAATCAAGTTCTCAGATAAAGGATGGGCAGGATATCCACTGATAGCCGATAAGTTCGCATCGTGGATAGCAAGCATGGATGGAGATGTAATAACACTCTACATTAAGTATGATGCTATGAACACACACCTCCAGAACAATAAGGAGATACTAGAATTCCTGCGGGAAATACCCCTGTGTTTCAAAAAGCATGGGATAAAGATGCTTTTAGCTGAGGAGGCTGTGGATATGTTTAAAATTAGCAAGTTGTCGTCCCTTGATTCAAAGACAACGGCACGCTATGGTATGCATAACCTTCTTGGAAACCATGCACAGCACCTGTTCATGCATGAACTGGTGGATATTGGCGAGCAACTTATGAAGGTTAAACAGCCGGAAAGAAGAACAGAACTGCAACGATTATTCCGCTATCTGCAACAGAGCGAGATATTCCTGGAGATGAACTCAGGAGGAAGACGACTTGGATATGAGAGAGCAGTGAACGCCCTCTTGATACTATCAGATATCGAGCGTGCAATACTGGAGGAAGGAGAATGA
- a CDS encoding glycoside hydrolase family 57 protein has product MNSICPFFEVHQPYRLRWFWPDQKQGFDRYFDKAVNKEIFHKVADKCYLPANRTLLELTDSTDGNFKASMSVTGTLLEQCQEWGEDVLDSFRDLAKTGCVEFLDETCYHSLASLFESKEEFVDEVKEHRELISELLGVTPRVFRNTEMLYNNSIAYFAKEMGYDAILTEGIERIMDGRSPDHVYKAKGSDIAILLRNYKLSDDIGYRFSSRWWEEYPLTASKWADWASRNMGETLNIFMDYETFGEHQWKDTGIFDFLRALPGEVMDRGMRFLTPSQTIEAYRPAGEIDVGDFSTISWADIERDTSAWLGNDMQRRCFEEMKILEKYVKRTKDAELLRIWKHLLTSDHYYYMSTKWLGDGDVHSYFSIHSSPYDAAVNFMAAVMDFKAHVFRILAKTE; this is encoded by the coding sequence ATGAATTCAATCTGTCCTTTCTTTGAAGTTCACCAGCCATACAGACTAAGGTGGTTCTGGCCTGATCAAAAACAGGGTTTTGACAGGTATTTTGACAAAGCTGTGAACAAAGAGATATTCCATAAGGTTGCAGATAAGTGTTATCTTCCTGCAAACAGGACCCTTCTTGAACTTACAGACAGTACGGATGGTAATTTTAAGGCAAGTATGTCTGTCACAGGCACCTTGCTTGAGCAGTGTCAGGAATGGGGCGAGGATGTACTCGATTCCTTCCGTGACCTTGCAAAAACAGGTTGTGTGGAATTTCTGGATGAAACATGCTATCATTCCCTTGCATCACTATTTGAATCAAAGGAAGAGTTCGTTGATGAAGTGAAAGAACATCGTGAACTCATCTCCGAACTGCTTGGTGTCACCCCACGCGTATTCAGGAACACGGAGATGCTATACAACAACAGTATCGCTTATTTTGCAAAGGAAATGGGTTACGATGCAATACTGACAGAGGGCATCGAGCGCATTATGGATGGCAGGTCCCCGGACCACGTGTACAAAGCAAAAGGCTCCGACATAGCCATCCTGCTTCGTAATTACAAATTAAGTGATGATATAGGATACCGTTTTTCATCCAGATGGTGGGAAGAGTATCCACTAACTGCCAGCAAGTGGGCAGACTGGGCATCCCGGAATATGGGTGAAACCCTGAATATATTCATGGATTACGAGACATTCGGCGAGCACCAGTGGAAAGATACAGGCATCTTTGATTTTCTCAGGGCGCTGCCAGGTGAAGTAATGGATAGGGGAATGCGTTTCCTTACACCATCACAGACAATTGAAGCTTACAGACCAGCCGGTGAGATAGATGTAGGTGATTTCTCCACAATATCATGGGCAGATATAGAAAGAGATACAAGTGCCTGGCTTGGAAATGATATGCAGAGACGCTGCTTTGAGGAAATGAAAATACTCGAGAAATATGTCAAAAGGACAAAGGATGCAGAGCTGTTGAGAATATGGAAACACCTGCTGACCTCTGACCACTATTATTATATGAGCACAAAGTGGCTTGGAGACGGGGATGTGCATTCATATTTCAGCATCCACAGCAGCCCCTATGATGCAGCAGTTAACTTCATGGCAGCAGTGATGGATTTCAAGGCACATGTCTTCAGGATTCTGGCAAAAACAGAATAA
- a CDS encoding 4-vinyl reductase: protein MVRDLYMFSKVDKEAEVVWFNIAYENTVHSEADITSFFAEKGLDIRFAYLDCSDDPSRGKYVMFTEAKKGMDIKSIADELGKMDVVLKLDWGFSKNRVIQSVEFPLHLLGERAVIIRAKTFVNILNMLTEHVPQSEGLLTMIGLKSGADVVNYLRDMVDVNDSNFLDLLKELLMAAGWGILEYEMSTVDLKGTLRINDSFIADEYEESDVPTCRYISGFLAGYISESLNTTVHVRETICKSMGNGFCEHLVSPAPKGAKIEHLLRGESH, encoded by the coding sequence ATGGTAAGAGACCTTTACATGTTCTCCAAAGTGGATAAAGAAGCAGAAGTTGTCTGGTTCAATATCGCATACGAGAACACAGTGCATTCTGAAGCGGACATAACATCTTTTTTCGCAGAGAAGGGACTTGACATAAGATTTGCATATCTGGATTGTTCGGATGATCCCTCCAGAGGCAAGTATGTCATGTTCACTGAAGCTAAAAAAGGCATGGACATCAAAAGTATAGCAGATGAACTTGGAAAAATGGATGTTGTACTTAAGCTGGATTGGGGCTTTTCAAAGAACCGGGTAATTCAATCTGTGGAATTCCCTCTTCACCTGCTTGGAGAAAGAGCGGTCATCATCAGGGCAAAGACCTTTGTAAATATCCTCAATATGCTTACCGAGCACGTTCCACAATCAGAAGGACTGCTAACTATGATAGGACTGAAGAGCGGGGCAGACGTTGTAAACTATCTGAGAGATATGGTTGATGTGAACGACAGCAACTTCCTTGACCTATTAAAGGAACTCCTTATGGCTGCAGGGTGGGGTATTCTTGAATATGAAATGAGTACTGTGGATCTGAAAGGAACTTTAAGGATCAATGACTCGTTCATTGCTGATGAATACGAAGAAAGTGATGTTCCCACATGCCGCTATATAAGCGGTTTTCTTGCCGGATATATCTCCGAATCATTGAATACTACGGTCCATGTCCGCGAAACAATATGCAAGAGCATGGGCAATGGTTTCTGTGAACACCTTGTATCACCTGCTCCAAAAGGTGCTAAGATAGAACATTTACTAAGGGGAGAATCTCATTGA
- a CDS encoding glycoside hydrolase family 15 protein codes for MIRQPNAILGNDRLLVTVGKKGEIFGYYYPGRDFAQHVEESQACLHDGKGLIWLNAREWVADQKYIENTNIVNTELTHPSGLTINIRDFVHPNLPVLVRKYKISSQNRFQGKFFYYSNFQVGEMNKKNSAFCDYDSGLLGQYWKNYYVGITSSPMFEEWQIGKAMDTIWWTNAKYDMEDGELQKNHEDIGNLNCSIGWKLDIDILNPAEITVFIGAASRRPALYRRMRDVQKEPVESIYNETQEKWIKWLSRKKLLDLPEYPGFETYRQELLNAFNRSLLALSVLNDSSKGSFVAAPEFDHEFEMSGGYGYCWNRDSAEIVTSLMEAGYPEYCARFFKWCKNTQLQDGSWFQRYWLDGNTAPSWGNFSFSTQIDETGSTIFAMDNYYRTLEQPIKTEFLDSVWATVLSAAEYLMRRTSEGLHEPCICLWETYAGVFTYTNAAIYAGLMGAANMAMDYNEKGLADRWIERAEFVKSTTIKKLWLDEGYFARGIIHDKIDTAIDASIIGTFVPFNMLSAEDEKEREMIKSIIKNIEKQLRIPVNDHFGIKRYVDDKYIDGNPWIVTTLWLSKALLEMAITTNSTEKEKDEVQTLTNDGLKYIKWSLKGTTGAGMLPEQVNKYTGRPAWAIPLCWSCALMLDNILLLDKLQKKLSE; via the coding sequence TTGATACGACAGCCCAATGCCATTCTCGGCAATGACAGGTTACTTGTGACCGTCGGGAAAAAAGGTGAGATCTTCGGATATTACTATCCCGGGAGGGATTTTGCACAGCATGTAGAAGAGTCACAGGCTTGCCTGCATGACGGAAAAGGTCTCATATGGTTAAATGCCCGTGAATGGGTGGCAGATCAGAAATACATTGAAAATACGAACATCGTAAACACTGAGCTTACCCATCCCTCGGGACTTACAATCAATATAAGGGATTTTGTTCACCCTAACCTGCCTGTTCTTGTACGTAAATATAAGATAAGTTCACAGAATAGATTCCAGGGGAAGTTCTTCTATTACTCAAACTTCCAGGTTGGGGAAATGAATAAAAAGAACTCAGCTTTCTGCGACTATGATTCCGGCCTGCTGGGACAATACTGGAAGAATTACTATGTGGGAATAACATCAAGTCCCATGTTCGAGGAATGGCAGATTGGCAAAGCCATGGACACTATATGGTGGACAAATGCCAAATACGATATGGAAGACGGTGAACTTCAGAAGAATCATGAAGATATAGGCAACCTTAACTGTTCTATCGGATGGAAACTTGACATCGATATATTAAATCCTGCTGAAATAACGGTATTCATTGGCGCAGCATCAAGAAGACCGGCACTTTACAGACGAATGCGGGATGTACAGAAAGAACCAGTAGAGAGCATATATAATGAAACACAGGAGAAGTGGATCAAGTGGCTCTCAAGGAAAAAACTTCTGGATTTACCTGAATATCCCGGCTTTGAAACTTACAGACAGGAACTTTTGAATGCTTTTAACCGTTCATTGCTTGCCTTAAGTGTACTCAATGACTCAAGCAAAGGCTCATTCGTTGCCGCCCCGGAATTCGATCATGAATTTGAGATGAGTGGAGGCTATGGATATTGCTGGAACAGGGATTCTGCTGAAATTGTTACTTCGCTAATGGAAGCAGGATATCCTGAATATTGTGCTCGTTTTTTCAAGTGGTGTAAAAATACCCAGCTCCAGGACGGCTCATGGTTCCAGCGTTACTGGCTTGACGGGAACACTGCCCCCTCATGGGGAAATTTCAGCTTCTCAACCCAGATAGATGAGACGGGTTCCACTATTTTTGCAATGGATAACTATTACCGTACACTGGAACAACCTATTAAAACAGAGTTTCTGGATAGTGTGTGGGCAACAGTGCTGTCCGCTGCAGAATATCTGATGAGAAGAACTTCCGAAGGCCTGCATGAACCATGTATCTGCCTATGGGAAACCTATGCCGGAGTTTTCACTTATACTAATGCCGCCATATATGCCGGATTGATGGGGGCGGCAAACATGGCGATGGATTATAATGAAAAAGGACTTGCAGACAGGTGGATAGAGAGAGCTGAGTTCGTCAAGAGTACAACCATCAAAAAACTATGGCTTGATGAAGGCTATTTTGCCAGGGGAATAATCCACGACAAAATTGACACTGCTATTGATGCAAGTATAATTGGCACCTTTGTTCCTTTCAATATGCTTTCAGCCGAGGATGAAAAAGAAAGAGAGATGATTAAATCCATAATCAAGAATATTGAGAAACAGCTCAGGATTCCTGTAAATGACCATTTTGGAATTAAGAGATATGTGGATGATAAGTATATTGACGGCAACCCCTGGATAGTTACAACCCTGTGGCTGTCAAAGGCATTGCTCGAGATGGCAATTACCACCAATTCCACAGAAAAAGAAAAAGATGAAGTTCAGACTTTGACCAATGATGGCTTAAAATATATCAAATGGTCACTGAAAGGTACCACTGGTGCGGGAATGTTACCGGAACAGGTCAACAAATATACAGGCAGGCCTGCATGGGCCATACCCCTTTGCTGGAGTTGTGCATTGATGCTTGACAACATTCTCCTTCTGGACAAACTACAGAAGAAACTGTCAGAGTAA